The sequence TGTGGCATCTCACTTTCCTTTTACTTTTTTCCCACTACTACCGGTACGTTAAGATCAGGAATACTCGTGTCTATCTCGACAATCCCGGTCCTACCTGTCACTTCCGTTCCGTCAGTGTCTGTAACTTTAAGAAGATATCTATAGGCTCCGTCAGGCAGGGGATCTCCCGTGTTGCTCTTGCCATCCCACATCAGGTGCGATGGAATCGATCCCTTTCCTCCGAAAGTGCGGACGATCGCCTCGTTCCTGTCAGAGATCGTAAGGACCCATCCGGCCACTTCATTCCTCGTTCTGGAACTGAGGTCGAACTTGGTGACTGAACGGCTGCCAAGGGGTGAAAACACTTCCGGGACCGCTTTTGACCTGGCGTAGAATCCTCCAAACCTGTATCCGATGCTGAACCTGTGCGTGACGCCAAGTTCATGATTCTCCATCCCGTAATCGACCTTCAGGTCGTGCGGCATCCTGAAACTGAATCCTCCCGCGGGTGAAAAAGCGTTAAGGCCGAACCTCATCGCCATCTTCTCCGTCAGCCAGTATTCCACTCCCGTCTGAAAACGCGTCTCTTCAGCCCCGAGACGTACGATTTCGGCCGTGACAAGGGCCCTTCCCGAATATGTCTGAACGGCTAAGCCTCCCCTGAATCCGACCGGGTAACTCTCGTCCGTGTCTCTGAGCGTGATCGAGGGACCTCCAATATTTAAAAGGGAAGCGCCCGCCGTGACTTTCGGCGACACCCTGCACAAAAGACCCAGGTCCAGGCCGAACCCGGTGTCCCTGTAATCCTCTATTGACTGCCGGATGATCTTGATATTCGATCCGACCGAGAGGAAGGAAAAAAGATCGTGGGAAGCGGAGAGGATAAAAGCGATATCGCTCTCTCCGAATGTCCCGATAGATTCGTTGAATTCGTTCGTCCTTTCGAACGAACCCGAACTGAGCGTCAGGACGCTCAGGCCCAGTGTCGGAAATTTTCTTCCGGGAATGACGAAGCTGAAACTGTTTATTGATGTCCCCTCGAAAAGGACCGCAGTTTCAAGGAAGACTTCGTTCATCTGCAGCCGGGTCATCCCCGCGGGATTCCAGACCATGCCGATAGGCTCGTCGGCTATCGCCGTAAAGGCGCCACCGAAGCCGAGGCTTCTCGCGGTACGGTAACTGGCAAGCCAGTCGCCGGTCATTCCCCCGTTCTGGTCATCTGCCCAGCCGGCTTTGAGTCCGGCGGGGTCCAGTAAGACGGCCAGGGCCGCCAGGACGGGGACAAGCGATCTGATTGTTTTTTTCTTACGGTACAACATCGGATCCTCCCGATCTTTCATCTTATGACTCCAACTCTTCTGCGCATTGAATGAATAGTCTCTCCCGAACGGACAGCCTCTATGACAAGAAGGTATCCTCCGCTTGCCACCATCGCGCCGTTTCCGTTTTTCCCGTCCCATTCGATCTCGTTCAAGCCGGCAAGGCCGCCGGCGTCCCCCTGGGCGATGCTCTTTCTGAAGACAAGCTTGCCGCTGAGAGTGAAAAGTTTCATCGTGACTGAAGCGTCGTCGGAAAGGTTATAGGCGATCGTCGTATTGCCTTCGTCGGGATGGAACGGGTTCGGATAGTTCGTTACCGATCCTCCCGGCGACGAAGGATCGACCAGCGCAGTTTCTATCTGCAAAGAGGCGGCAAGTTCGTTCGACTTGACCCTTACCATCCCTATCTCGGCTTCGTACGGGCTGAAAAATTCTGCTCTTGCTATTCCTGCTCCATCTGTGAATTCGTCGATCGGCATGATCGATCCCGCGCCTCCGGCAAGTTCGAATTCGACCGGTTGATCCGGAATACCGTTTCCGAACTCGTCAAGCACGCTGGCTCTTACGATCATGCTTTTTCTGCCGCCGATCCACGGCAGATCGCTTTCAACAGCCATCCTGTCCGGCGGAGCAGGCGCGACGGCTACGACCCCGGTCATCCCTGGAGCGCTCCCCTCGTCATCGCGGATGACTAGGATGATCGGTTCCGCTTTTGTGTATGTCTGGCGGATAGACCTGATACCCTGCAACAGCTGGAAACTGGGACTGAGAAGCACGCCTCCTCCCGGATTGCCGTTTTCCGCGTTGAGCACTTCAACCCTGGCGAAGGAGTTGACCTCCTGCATTACCGCCCCTGCGTCGTTTGTCACTTTGACTGAAAGGGTGAATGATTCTCCGGCGACCACCTGGTCGCGATCGATCTCGACCTCGTAATGGAATCCGCTGTTGATCATCCTGACCTGCGAGACAGCCTCCTCCATCGAGGGATCAGATATGTTCGAAGCAGTGATAAGCTGATACCCGCCAGTGGACAGATTGACCGAGACCTCCAGAACGCCATCGACAAGGAATCCCCCGCTGATGATCTCACCGAGCTGATCGGTCGAGACAAATTCTATGTCATCATTGGCCTCTCCGACCGGATTCCACCACTGGTCGGTGGCCAGTATCTTCACGGTAAATGTGTGGTTTATCGTCTGATCGGTCGGCGTTCCCGCTTTTCCTCTTTCGGACCCTGGAACAAGCTCTTCGCCTGGAGCGATCATAATGATCTTTGAGAATGGTCCTGGAAGGATGGTGAAATCATCCGATTTGAATACCGTCGTCTCCTCAATATCGATATCATTGGCAAATATATTGTGCTCTCCGGCTGCATAGAATGTCGCGCTGAGAAGAGCAGTACCATTGGAAAGCTGCGTTTCGGGAGCGATTTCGGCATAGGCATCGCTCGATATGACTCTTACTCGATCGTTTACATCGGGAACGCGGTTTGACCATCTGTCTATCGCGACGATCATTATATCAAAACTCCCCCCGGCATCCTGCCAATCGGGCATTCCGTAGAGACCGGGATCCATTCCCCCCTGGGGAGTCTGCCCCGGCATGACGACCTGGAGAGCCACATACTCACCGGGAAAGACCTCTATCGTACTACTCGTCCCGATATTTGGCGGAATCGAATAATCTATGCAGGAAAAGAGGATATCCTCGCCGGCGCCGAAGAAGGTGACTTCTCCGCGCCAGGCGCCGCTTGTGAACTTGATCGTCTCCGGAGAGATGCTGCCCGGCCCTGTATTGGCGGCGAGCATCGCGTAACCGTTGTAATCTGTAAGGGGATTTCCTTCATTATCTATGACATTGACCCCCGCCATGACCGGAATGCCGGCTGTGACCGGCCCGGTAACCGGCTCGATGACGAAAGTCGGCTCGTTTGAGATGACCGGTACAACCTCTGTCGTCATCCCGATGATATCGCAATCAGTCAGGTCGCTGACCGTAAGAGTCCGGTTTCCCGCAGTCATGAAGGTCATATTGAATTCTATGGCTCCGCCGGCGAAAGATCCAGTGAACGGGACCGGGACGCCCGGATCGGTGGAGGTGACCATGATCTCGTCCGAACTCTCCACCTGGTTCCAGAACTCGTCGGTCGCGTACCCGTAGACCCTGAACCCATACCCGGCTGTCTGCGTGGCCGGAGATCCGCTCAGGCCGGCCAGCGTCGATGGAGCCTGTGCCTGCCCCGGCACGAGAAGCTGTACTCTTGCCATTTCACCTGGGTGTACGCTGAAACAACCGCTTGTCCCATTGATAGTCCGGTCCACGATCGCGACAGCCGATATCTTTACGCTGCCGCCCGCGCATTCGGAACTGTTTTCATCAGCCAGAAAGAGAGTGACCGCTCCCGACCAGAAGCCTCCCTGAAGCTCGATCGTGTCGGGGCTCATCCGTCCATTGCCGATACTCGTCAATTCTGAAAGTTCTATGACTGAGGAAAAACCTGTGTCGGTATTGCCTCCCGCGTCAACGGCGCGAATCTCGAGATCGAACGGCGCGCCTGCGTACTGGTCCGCGTATATCTGCGAGATCTCAAGCGCTGCAGCGTCGCCAGTTCCGCTGGCTGCTTCGACGGGAGAGGATGTCGCGGAAAAATGTTCACGGTCGGTAAGATCCTCTGCCGTAAAGGTGAAGATCCCGGATGAATTGAGAGTGACAAGCGCCCTCAGTTCTCCGGAGATCAGCGGCCTGGAGGGAGGAAGTACGGCGTTCGGATCGGTCGAAGTGATCCTTATAACGTGATTGACACCGGCGACGGTGTTCCATTCACCATCACACGCCCTGACGATCACCTCGAAAGGTACGCCGGTTATCTGTAAGACCGGCGTGCCAGTCTTGCCCTGGTCGGTTCCCGGCGCGGGCGACTCGCCCGGCAACAGGATCTGAAGCTGCGGATAGGGGCACGAACCCGCTCCAGTATTGAATATCATTATCAGCGCCGCGCAGATTACGACGGTCTTCAGCAATCGATCTGCTTCTCTTCTTGCCTTGCTCACGATCTTCACGCTCCCGTTTAAATCAAATCCGTTTTTTACACTTTTTATCGTTTGTTCAATCGATCTGCCTCTTCGATGAGACAATCCTACAGACCCCCGAACGGCAAGAGATATGCCACGGACCGATCGTGAAGCCGAAGCGGGGAATAGCCCTGTCTAACCTCCGGAAGAACAGGCTTTTGATTGAAACAGGACTGGAAATGGAAGAATTAAGGAGATAATGAGACTGCGCGGGGGAAAGGAATCGATTTCCTTCTACTGGGAAAAATTTTCACCGGTATCAGCCGGACAGAGGCGTCCGAGCGGTTGGAAAGGCATGTTGAAGAAGCCTAATCTCCTTCCGCGGGTCTCTTTTCCCCGTCGCCACCCGATATCCTGAACCATTGATCGCCAGAGATCGATAACGTGACGCCTTTGTGACCTTTGACGCTCCAGATATATGTTTCCCCTTTTTTAAATACACCGGTTGTCGAATCGGGAAGGGTCAGGACCATGCCTTTTATATTCTCACGGCTGAATATCCCGGCGAGATCGGCGTCGAATATCTCCAGAGAAAAGAAATCAAATTCTTCATCAGTCTTCCATCTGAAGATCCCGGGCGCTTCACCCAGATCCCCCGCAGGCTCGATCAACCTGATCTTGATTTTTTCCGCTCCGTCGCCGCGGACCGGATCGTTCGTCGGTCCATTCTCGACATCCCCCGGACCCCGGCCGACGATCGACGCTATGATGATCAAAACTACCGCCGCTGCCGACGCCAGCCACCTTAGTTGAAATAACCCGCCGGTCTTTTTGCCCGGGCGACTCGTTACGGTGGATGAGCGTTTGATGATATCTTCAGAAAAGAATCTCTCCAGTCCGGATCTCGCTTCTTTCCAGCCCGATGCTCTCTCCAGCTCCGTATCGCCGTCGATAGACTCAAACCGATCGATCATCATCAACTCGTGCCTGCAGAGAGGACAGGACCTGATATGACCCTCCATCTTTGACGCTTCTGCCTTGCCGAGATCTCCCGATCTGTACAGGGCAAGCATCTCAATGTCAGGATGGCCATCGCCGTTTCTCTTTATCAAATCTTCTACCCCTTGCTTATGAGCTTCCTGAATTTGCGCCTTGCGTTCTGGATAAGAGTCCTCGCTCCCGTCAGGTTCTCGCGCCGCATGATCGACGATATCTCTCTTATCCTCATCCCTTCATAATAATGCAGGATAAATGCCTCCATCTCGTCGTCGGAGATCACGCCCTCGGCTTTTTCGACAAACCATTCGATATCGTCCGATATCTCCAATCTCTTTCCAGGTTCGTCGCCACCCTGGACGAAATCGGTCAGTTCATCCAGTACAAGCATCCTGTTGTACCATTTTCTCCTGTTGCTCGCTATCTCCCCGAGGCAGTAATTCCTCGTTATCCTGTATATCCAAGTGGAAAGACTCGACCTGAAAGAGAAAGAATCTATCTTCGCGAAGACCCTCATGAGGATCTCCTGCGCGCAGTCCAGAGCCTCCTCGGCGTCATGGGTATACGAGAAACACCACATGTATATCTTTTTGTTATACCTGCCGAAAAGTTCCTCGCAAGCTTTTTCCGGACGATCCGCGGCTATCAGCCTTGCCAGATCCTCATCGGTGATATTCTCAAGTCGTGCTCTCAATCGTTAGACTCTCCGGCAGATAAAATGACATAAAAATCATAATATATTTTCTACTTCGAAAAACTGTTTTCCGCCACACCGTCGCCGGTAAGGATAAAGGAAGCCCACAGGCCCGGATTCCCTTCCACTTCATCCCAACCCCTCGCTTCAGGCCCGAGCTGTCTGAGCGCCTCCGAGGGGGAACTCCCTCCGGTCACTCTTTCATAAAAGGAGACCATGAATTTTTCCGCAAAACTGTCGGGGACGTCGGTCAGCGAAGCCAGGACGCACCGGCTGCCGGCATGAATAAACGCCTGGGCAAGCCCGAGTATTCCCTCGCCGTAAGAGATCTCACCGCCTGCCGAGCTGCACGCCGACAGGGATACAAAGGTTCCTACGAGATCAAGGGAAGCTATCTCCCTCCACTGCAGCAGCCCGTCCTCATGTACCGAGGCGAGGCTGTCCGGGCCTGGAGAATCGGGTTCGAGTACGATGAACGATCTTCGCGGATTATCATCGTCGACATGGCTGTGCGCGGCGCAATGAAGAAATGAGATCATGCCGATCGGCGCATTCTTGAATCTCCTCTCGCTCGCATCCTTTCCAGTGATCACGAGAGACTTATTGAAAAATGAGGCGACCCTCACCGCCTCTCGTTCAGCATTTGGAAGGTTCTGGACCGGAATGTCGGTGAACGGGTATACCCTCTTCGAATCAAACTGCTCACTCTGTCCCCGGTATCCGAAAGAGATCATTTCGTGGAGTCGCTCCACGTCACCGGCCATCTCACCGGGGCGATTCCTCAGGTAAAAAAGAGTCCTGAGAGAAGGCGTGTAGAATATCTGGTGACTGTCCCCGAGGTACCCACTCGCACTTCTCAGCATAGAAAACGACACCCGTCCCAGAAGGCCATCGGGAATAATGACAAGCCTGTCCCCTGCCCTGATATCACCCTCGGCTGGCCTGAGGAGAAGATCGTATATCTGCCTTTGCGCTCTTTCGACAAGATGAGCGGGGATATTTCCTTCTCCGCCGGCGCTCCGCCGGTCACCACCGGTTTTGAAAAGACTTAGAAAATATCCCGCTTTTTTTTCAATCTCAGACCTTCCAGGCAGGGTATAGTATTTCACCATGCCACCGGAGATAGAAACAAGATATGATCTTTCGATCCCCAGAAAATATGAAAGCAGCAGTTCGCCTGGATAAAGAGCCGAGAGGAGTTCTTCGGGCTCTTCAAACTCCGGACAGACCTCCGATATCCGCCAATCGCTGCCACCCGCTTTTCTCAACTGAAGCTTCCTGAAATCCTCTTCTATGCGTTCGATCCCCGAATTCATCTTTTTTCTCTCATCATCCTTCAATCCGCCTTCCTGGAGTCTTTTCTGCAGAAAGGACAGTCTTGATACCAGTTCGAGTTCTTCCTCGTCGGCGCCCTTGCCGTCATCAAACGAATTCTCCGTCCTCGCCTTTCTCAGGCGAGCGGCAAGGACCCACGCCCTTGATCGTTCCATGTATCCGAATGCTTCTAATGTTCCATTCCCGTCATCTTCACTATCGAGAAGCAGGGCGACGATCCTTTCATACGGCGTGATCGCCGATCTCAGCATATGCCTCTGGAACTGTCCGGAACCTGTCATGAACCTCAGGGACTCGACTGTCCTGACAGCTTCTTCGAAGCATTCTCTCGCCATGGCGAAATCCTTTTTCTCGCGGTACCTGTCACCCAGTTCGCTCAGGCACTTCCATCTCAACTCCTCGAGTCCTTTCACTCTTGCCATCGACACGGACTGGTCGAGATAAAAGATCGATGAATCTCTGTCGGCACAGGCCATGCCTTCAAGGTACAGCGCCCTGATCCCGTAGAGACTGTCCCTGTTTTCGGCGGATATCAGCTTTCTGTTTTCCTGGATATATTTTTTCGCCTCGAAAATGTCTCCGGCGGCGATGTAGTGGGAAGCGAGATTGTTGTTCGCCCATATGAGATCACCCGCTTCATCTGTCTTTATGGCAGTTTCGAGGTATTCCAGGTAATACTTTTCAGCCAGATCGAATCTTCCCGAGACCATGTAGATCGATCCCATCCCGCTGGCCACTCTTTTAAGAAGATCGATATTATTGCCGCTTGCGGCGATCTCTTTCGCTTTTTCATAATGTTCGATCGAGGCCTGGTAATTGCCAAGGTAGTAGTAAGCCGAACCGATACTGAAGTGTGCTTCCCCCTCGCCGCTCAGATCGCCGATTTCCCTGTAGATCTTCATCGCCTCGAATTCGTTGGTCAGCGCTTCCCTGTATCTTCCACCGAGGTCGCAGACCATTCCTGTCGAATTGAGACACCACGCCGCCCCTTTAAGGTCTCCAAGCTTCACCTTTAATTCGTACGCCCGCCGATAGTATTCTTCCGCCCCGGCGAGATCACCGAACCTGTGTTTCGCGAGAGCCATCCCAGCGAGCGCCCAGTTCAACCCGTACAGGCTTTTCATCTTTTCATATTCACTGACAGCGTGTTCGTAATGCCGTATTGCTTCGCTGTACTCCCCGTCGAGGACCTGGATATAGGCCAGTCTCAACCTCGCGCCAAGTTCACCCCAGGTGTTGCCGCTGCCCAGGTGATTGTCGAGAGAACGCCTGAAATATTCCCTTGCCTTTCCCTTGTTTCCCTGCGTCTCGGCGATCGCTCCGAGGCCGTAGTCAATGAACCCGAGAAGCCACATCGAGCCGATCGATTCCGCTTTCTCTTCAGCCTCTTTTAGGTATCCCGAAGATCTTGCGTTGTCTCCAAGCTTCCCCATGACCTGGCCCATGTTGTTCAGGATTATCGCCTGGTTCTCGATCGCGCCAAGTCTTTCGTACTCCTTCAGCGCGTCAAGGTAATATCCTGATGCCTCCTGGAATTTCTGCCGTTTTTCGTTTAACCGTCCCCGGCCTGAGAGGCAATATGCCTTGATCTGCCTGTATTGATGGTTTTCCCGGTTCTCAAGGACGAAAGAAAAAAGGCTGTCCGCGGTGGATAGATCGTCGGAGATATTTGCGATCTCCGCTTCGAGAGAGAGTATCTCCAGATCGATCCTTTTCTGATATGGCAATCTGGACAGGCAATCGCGGGCTTTCTTTACCAATAATTCGGCGCCGGAAGAATTCCTTGCGCCTATCTGCGATTTTATTCCTTCAATAAAACATATCAGCGCTGAAAGGCCGTCGCCAGCGGCAAGATATCCGGAGCCAGCATCCGATAATCCTTCTGCAGCCCCCTCGAAATCGCGCGAGCGCTTCAGCAGGACACTTCTGATAAAGGATCTGAAATGAAGTACTTCACCAGGATCGACATTGTCTGCTGAAACAGCTTTCAGGAGGCGGTCAGAATCGAGTATTCCGAAGCGCGATCTCGCCTTTATCAGAGCATCGGACGCAATGATCGATCCAGGATCGTCTCTGAGTAATTTCAGGCAATATTCGACAGTCTCGGAGTTCTTTCCCGTATCAAGACGCCTGGCAAGCGATTCGAACTCCTTCAATCTTTCCGCCTGATCCTTCCCCCCCGGGCTATTTGCCGGAAGCTGCGCGGCAGAGACCGACGCGTTAAGAAGGAGCAGTGACAGAAAGACCGGTATCATACGCTTCATGAGTTCAATGATATCATCAACACTCTATACTGTCCGCTGATTTTTTCACCTGGATTACAACTGGATACCGAAGATATGCGTAAGCGTGTAATAGATTCCGACTAGTATGAATATCGCGCCAGTTCCTCTCCGGGCCCATTTCTCCATAAGAACGATCCTTTCGTAAGCCTGCCCGACCCGTTTGGCGCCGAGCGCGATGAGGATGGCGAAGAGCATGACGGGCAGCCCGGTGGCAATACCATATATGACAGGCAGGACTACTCCTGACCTCAGCCTTAGCGCCACGGGGATGAGGCTTCCAAAAAAAAGGGCCGCCGAGACGGGGCAGAATGAAAGGGCGAATATCACTCCAAGGAGGAACGATCCCCACATCCCGAGAGATTCGATCTTTTTCTGAAATCTCTCCCCCGCTCCACGCCCCGCCATATTGATCTCGATCAACTCGATCAGGACCATCCCGGTAAGTATCAGGAGAGGGCCGAGAAAGATGTTCATGTACTTCTGCAGGTTGTGCGAGATATACGGCGCTGAAAGCAGGCTCGTCACAAGGAATACTCCGACAACGAGATAGGCAAAGGTACGCCCCGCCGTATAGAGAGCTCCCGACGCCAGGACCCTTGAGGGTGATCCGACATTGCGGCTTGTGAAGGAAATAGCCGCTATATTGGTCGCCAGGGGACATGGGCTGATCGATGTCAGGATCCCGAGCCAGAATGCTGAAGCTATCCCTAAAAACAGTTCTGTCACTTCTCCACCGCCTCTAGAAACTCTTCAGTCTCTTCCTGAATGTAATCGATGAAGCTTTCCTTCTCTTCGTATACGAGTTCCCAGACGCTGTTAAGATTTTTCCATTCCTGTCTTTTACCCTCTCCAATCCGTTCGAGCACGACTGAACGGGTGGAAAGCTCGAACTCTTCTACATAATGCTCATTCTCGGGATCTTCCACATCGACTACCCGCCAAACGAGTGTCCCTTTTTTCAGCTCGTCTGCGAATCCCGTCTCGATCGCTTCTTTTGCGTATGCTTCTATCGTAAGGCAGGTCTTGCATCGCGTCTTACCATGAAAGTAATATGCCACGACTGTGGCCGGTGCCGGGGCGAGGCCGGATGAACCTTCATCCAACGTTTCATTCCGCCCGGCCGATCCCTGATCTTCCCTGCCAGACAAAGTCTCTCCGCCTTTTGAAGTGACCCCCGTCTCTCTCGCTACCAGATAAACGACACTCACTGCGACAAACAGAAGAAGCACCGCGGTGACTATCCTTTTTGATCTCATCTGACCTTACCTCCGGTGATTTCCAAAATGTCTTCTCCATGATCTCCGGGAGACTACATGAAGTCCTGTCCCGCCCGAATCACCTGATCCCGTGATTTTCCTCTATCCACGATCGAGAAGATCGGCGATCTCATCGACAGGCAGGACTTTTCCCAACGATTTTACTTCGCCGTCAATGACCAGCGCCGGAGTCATCATCACGCCATAACTGATTATCTCGTTGATATCGGTTATCTTGATCAGCTCATATTCTATTCCAAGCTCCCGCGCGGCGCTCTCGGCGTGTTCAGCTAGTTTTTTGCATTTCGGACATCCAGTGCCCAGTATTTCTATCTTCTTCATCATACCTCCTGGCCAAAAACGGCTCCATAGATCATGCCGGTTATAGTCGCCATCACGATAACGAGCGATACGAATACAATGGTTTTTTTCGTCCCCATCACGCTGCGGATCACCAGCATGTTAGGCAGGCTCAGAGCGGGTCCGGCAAGAAGGAGCGCCAGCGCCGGCCCCTTGCCCATGCCGCTGCCGATCAACCCCTGCAGGATCGGTACTTCGGTAAGAGTCGCGAAATACATGAACGCCCCGGCAAGCGAAGCAAAGAAGTTCGAGAAGAGCGAATTGCCGCCTACCGCTCCTGAGACCCATGATGCCGGAATCAGGCCCTCATGTCCCGGGCGCCCGAGAAGCAGTCCGGCAATCAGGACTCCACCGAGAAGAAGAGGCATTATCTGACGGGCGAACCCCCATGTCTGCCCTGACCATTCGTTTCCCTCTCCGCTGTCTGAAGCAGCAGCCCAGGAAAGCCCCGCTACGGCAACAGCGAAAGCGATCATCGGCTGATCCTTGAAGATCATGGCCAGGATCGCCGTAGCCGCGGCGGCCAGAGCGACCTTGACCAGTGACAACCTTATCCAGACAACAAGCATCAGCGCGAGCGCCAGACCGAAGATCGAGGTGATGACCCATTTTGCCGAATAAACGGCGCTCCAGAATCCTTCATCGACCGCTGGCCGGCCCCAGTTTGCAAAGACAAGTACTCCGACCATCGCGGCGAAAAACAG is a genomic window of Candidatus Krumholzibacteriota bacterium containing:
- a CDS encoding TM0996/MTH895 family glutaredoxin-like protein yields the protein MKKIEILGTGCPKCKKLAEHAESAARELGIEYELIKITDINEIISYGVMMTPALVIDGEVKSLGKVLPVDEIADLLDRG
- a CDS encoding RNA polymerase sigma factor — protein: MRARLENITDEDLARLIAADRPEKACEELFGRYNKKIYMWCFSYTHDAEEALDCAQEILMRVFAKIDSFSFRSSLSTWIYRITRNYCLGEIASNRRKWYNRMLVLDELTDFVQGGDEPGKRLEISDDIEWFVEKAEGVISDDEMEAFILHYYEGMRIREISSIMRRENLTGARTLIQNARRKFRKLISKG
- a CDS encoding PorV/PorQ family protein — its product is MLYRKKKTIRSLVPVLAALAVLLDPAGLKAGWADDQNGGMTGDWLASYRTARSLGFGGAFTAIADEPIGMVWNPAGMTRLQMNEVFLETAVLFEGTSINSFSFVIPGRKFPTLGLSVLTLSSGSFERTNEFNESIGTFGESDIAFILSASHDLFSFLSVGSNIKIIRQSIEDYRDTGFGLDLGLLCRVSPKVTAGASLLNIGGPSITLRDTDESYPVGFRGGLAVQTYSGRALVTAEIVRLGAEETRFQTGVEYWLTEKMAMRFGLNAFSPAGGFSFRMPHDLKVDYGMENHELGVTHRFSIGYRFGGFYARSKAVPEVFSPLGSRSVTKFDLSSRTRNEVAGWVLTISDRNEAIVRTFGGKGSIPSHLMWDGKSNTGDPLPDGAYRYLLKVTDTDGTEVTGRTGIVEIDTSIPDLNVPVVVGKK
- a CDS encoding permease — protein: MDWKKEWKTMVIGLAVFAACFYLPVEAIRGWARLNTAFWESLQLIRWYAREHVILCLVPAFFIAGAIAVFISQASVMKYLGYRANKVLAYGVASVSGTILAVCSCTVLPLFAGIYRMGAGLGPACAFLYSGPAINVLAIVLTARVLGLELGIARAVGAVVFSIVIGLSMHFIFRDEEKMKAEARAGSGEPEVTRPLWQNALFFAAMVGVLVFANWGRPAVDEGFWSAVYSAKWVITSIFGLALALMLVVWIRLSLVKVALAAAATAILAMIFKDQPMIAFAVAVAGLSWAAASDSGEGNEWSGQTWGFARQIMPLLLGGVLIAGLLLGRPGHEGLIPASWVSGAVGGNSLFSNFFASLAGAFMYFATLTEVPILQGLIGSGMGKGPALALLLAGPALSLPNMLVIRSVMGTKKTIVFVSLVIVMATITGMIYGAVFGQEV
- a CDS encoding sulfite exporter TauE/SafE family protein, which translates into the protein MTELFLGIASAFWLGILTSISPCPLATNIAAISFTSRNVGSPSRVLASGALYTAGRTFAYLVVGVFLVTSLLSAPYISHNLQKYMNIFLGPLLILTGMVLIELIEINMAGRGAGERFQKKIESLGMWGSFLLGVIFALSFCPVSAALFFGSLIPVALRLRSGVVLPVIYGIATGLPVMLFAILIALGAKRVGQAYERIVLMEKWARRGTGAIFILVGIYYTLTHIFGIQL
- a CDS encoding CHAT domain-containing protein, producing MKRMIPVFLSLLLLNASVSAAQLPANSPGGKDQAERLKEFESLARRLDTGKNSETVEYCLKLLRDDPGSIIASDALIKARSRFGILDSDRLLKAVSADNVDPGEVLHFRSFIRSVLLKRSRDFEGAAEGLSDAGSGYLAAGDGLSALICFIEGIKSQIGARNSSGAELLVKKARDCLSRLPYQKRIDLEILSLEAEIANISDDLSTADSLFSFVLENRENHQYRQIKAYCLSGRGRLNEKRQKFQEASGYYLDALKEYERLGAIENQAIILNNMGQVMGKLGDNARSSGYLKEAEEKAESIGSMWLLGFIDYGLGAIAETQGNKGKAREYFRRSLDNHLGSGNTWGELGARLRLAYIQVLDGEYSEAIRHYEHAVSEYEKMKSLYGLNWALAGMALAKHRFGDLAGAEEYYRRAYELKVKLGDLKGAAWCLNSTGMVCDLGGRYREALTNEFEAMKIYREIGDLSGEGEAHFSIGSAYYYLGNYQASIEHYEKAKEIAASGNNIDLLKRVASGMGSIYMVSGRFDLAEKYYLEYLETAIKTDEAGDLIWANNNLASHYIAAGDIFEAKKYIQENRKLISAENRDSLYGIRALYLEGMACADRDSSIFYLDQSVSMARVKGLEELRWKCLSELGDRYREKKDFAMARECFEEAVRTVESLRFMTGSGQFQRHMLRSAITPYERIVALLLDSEDDGNGTLEAFGYMERSRAWVLAARLRKARTENSFDDGKGADEEELELVSRLSFLQKRLQEGGLKDDERKKMNSGIERIEEDFRKLQLRKAGGSDWRISEVCPEFEEPEELLSALYPGELLLSYFLGIERSYLVSISGGMVKYYTLPGRSEIEKKAGYFLSLFKTGGDRRSAGGEGNIPAHLVERAQRQIYDLLLRPAEGDIRAGDRLVIIPDGLLGRVSFSMLRSASGYLGDSHQIFYTPSLRTLFYLRNRPGEMAGDVERLHEMISFGYRGQSEQFDSKRVYPFTDIPVQNLPNAEREAVRVASFFNKSLVITGKDASERRFKNAPIGMISFLHCAAHSHVDDDNPRRSFIVLEPDSPGPDSLASVHEDGLLQWREIASLDLVGTFVSLSACSSAGGEISYGEGILGLAQAFIHAGSRCVLASLTDVPDSFAEKFMVSFYERVTGGSSPSEALRQLGPEARGWDEVEGNPGLWASFILTGDGVAENSFSK